From the genome of Triticum aestivum cultivar Chinese Spring chromosome 3B, IWGSC CS RefSeq v2.1, whole genome shotgun sequence, one region includes:
- the LOC123068644 gene encoding glutamine-dependent NAD(+) synthetase, producing the protein MRLLRVATCNLNQWAMDFDTNLRNVKESISRAKAAGAVVRIGPELELTGYGCEDHFLEQDTTAHAWECLKDILSGDYTDNILCSIGMPIIFKSVRYNCQVFCLNRKIIMIRPKMSLANDGNYREFRWFSAWTYKDELVDFQLPSDVSEATNQETVPFGYGYLQFLDVSLAAETCEELFTANAPRIDLAFSGVEVFMNASGSHHQLRKLNLRIDSMRDATRLCGGVYMYANHQGCDGGRLYYDGCCCIAVNGDVVAQGSQFSLKDVEVLDALIDLDAVSSYRACVSSFREQASHVTKVPCVKVQYKLCQTFRDGMIPTDPIEVMYHCPEEEIAFGPSCWLWDYLRRSRASGFLLPLSGGADSSSVAAIVGCMCQLVIKDIDKGDEQVKADAMRIGQYRDGEFPTDSRELAKRLFYTVYMGTENSSEDTRSRAKRLAEEIGSFHFDVPIDSVVSAFLSLFERLTGKRPRYKVDGGSHTENLGLQNIQARIRMVLAFMMASLMPWVHNKSGFYLVLGSSNVDEGLRGYLTKYDCSSADINPIGSVSKQDLRAFLRWAAVNLQYSSLAEVEAAPPTAELEPIRTDYSQLDEVDMGMTYEELSIYGRLRKIFRCGPVSMFQNLCHRWCGRLSPSEVADKVKHFFKYYAINRHKMTVLTPSYHAESYSPEDNRFDLRQFLYNSTWPYQFRKIDQLVQDIDKDGKWVEDRRADSQLRQRGAARPAQGGGMGVVAAGSANPSVGL; encoded by the exons ATGAGGCTTCTGCGGGTGGCCACCTGCAACCTCAACCAGTGGGCCATGGACTTCGACACCAACCTCCGCAACGTCAAGGAGTCCATCTCCCGGGCCAAGGCCGCCGGCGCCGTCGTCCGCATCGgccccgagctcgagctcaccggaTACGGCTGCGAGGACCATTTCCTCGAGCAGGACACCACCGCGCACGC ATGGGAGTGCCTGAAGGACATTTTGTCTGGTGACTATACAGACAACATCTTGTGCAGCATAGGAATGCCTATTATTTTCAAGAGTGTGCGATACAACTGCCAGGTTTTCTGCCTAAATCGCAAGATAATTATGATTCGGCCAAAGATGTCCCTTGCAAATGACGGAAACTATCGTGAATTTCGATGGTTTTCTGCTTGGACATATAAAGATGAACTTGTCGACTTTCAACTCCCTAGTGATGTCTCAGAGGCTACAAACCAGGAAACTGTACCTTTTGGTTATGGTTATCTTCAGTTTCTTGACGT ATCTTTGGCTGCTGAAACCTGTGAAGAGCTATTTACTGCAAATGCTCCTCGGATTGATCTAGCATTCAGTGGCGTTGAGGTCTTCATGAATGCAAGTGGAAGCCATCATCAGTTAAGGAAGCTCAACCTTCGGATTGATTCCATGAGAGATGCAACCCGTTTATGTGGTGGTGTATACATGTATGCTAATCACCAGGGTTGTGATGGTGGCCGCCTTTATTATG ATGGCTGCTGCTGCATTGCGGTGAATGGGGATGTGGTTGCCCAGGGATCACAATTCTCATTGAAGGATGTTGAAGTGTTGGATGCTTTGATAGATCTGGACGCT GTATCAAGTTATCGAGCATGTGTTTCTAGTTTTAGGGAGCAAGCAAGTCATGTAACAAAAGTACCTTGTGTTAAGGTACAATATAAGCTTTGCCAAACATTTCGTGATGGAATGATCCCAACTGATCCAATTGAG GTTATGTATCACTGTCCTGAGGAGGAGATTGCATTTGGACCTAGTTGCTGGCTGTGGGATTATCTTCGCAGAAGTCGAGCATCTGGATTTTTGCTTCCACTTTCTGGTGGTGCGGATAGTTCATCCGTTGCAGCAATTGTTGGCTGCATGTGCCAGCTTGTCATAAAAG ATATAGATAAAGGAGATGAGCAAGTTAAGGCAGATGCTATGCGGATTGGTCAGTACAGAGATGGGGAGTTCCCCACAGACAGCAGAGAGCTTGCAAAACGTTTATTTTATACTGTTTACATGGGAACAGAAAATAG TTCTGAAGATACCAGATCACGCGCCAAAAGGCTGGCGGAAGAGATTGGTTCATTCCACTTTGATGTACCTATTGACAGTGTAGTGTCTGCATTTCTTTCTTTGTTTGAAAGATTAACTGGCAAGCGACCGCGCTACAAG GTTGACGGGGGATCACATACTGAGAATCTGGGATTACAAAATATTCAAGCTCGAATCAGGATGGTGCTGGCCTTTATGATGGCTTCTCTAATGCCATGGGTTCATAACAAGTCTGGGTTCTATCTTGTTCTTGGAAGCTCAAATGTGGATGAAGGATTGCGTGGTTACTTGACGAAA TATGACTGCAGTTCAGCTGATATAAACCCCATTGGAAGTGTAAGTAAGCAAGACCTTAGGGCTTTCCTACGATGGGCAGCAGTTAATCTTCAGTATTCTTCATTGGCTGAGGTTGAAGCTGCACCTCCTACTGCAGAGCTTGAGCCAATCCGCACGGATTATAGCCAG TTGGATGAAGTGGACATGGGGATGACATACGAGGAGTTATCGATATATGGGAGATTAAGGAAAATATTCCGATGCGGTCCTGTTTCGATGTTTCAG AACCTCTGCCACAGGTGGTGTGGGCGATTATCCCCCTCAGAAGTGGCCGATAAAGTGAAGCACTTCTTCAAGTACTATGCCATAAACCGGCACAAGATGACGGTCTTGACACCATCATATCACGCCGAG AGCTATTCACCAGAGGATAACAGGTTCGATCTCCGGCAATTCCTATACAACTCGACATGGCCGTACCAGTTTCGCAAGATTGATCAACTCGTGCAAGACATCGACAAAGATGGCAAATGGGTGGAAGATCGTCGTGCAGACTCGCAGCTGAGACAACGCGGAGCCGCTAGGCCTGCCCAGGGAGGTGGGATGGGAGTCGTTGCCGCGGGATCTGCCAATCCCAGTGTTGGGCTGTAA
- the LOC123068645 gene encoding glutathione hydrolase 3, whose product MAALQSPLLGGAGVSPDASSPRRRVRRPWAALGIAVALLALAGVLLLLLSPGAEPAADRSRSSRVSGARESRHEVESGAAAVAADDGRCSEVGAAALRAGGHAVDAAVAAALCLGVVHPMSSGLGGGAFIVVRDAASGDAVAFDARETAPAAATPTMYAADPTTKFKGALAMGVPGELAGLHVAWSRYGRLPWKSLFAPAIALARDGYTIVSYVANALKDEEVDVLADPGLRAVFAPGGRLLRDGELCRNPALADVLETLAEDGISAFYGGAVGERLAEDVRRAGGIVTLEDLKGYRVGVSKAMEADAMGFTFLGMPPPSSGTVGLALVLNVLGGYKSTEFLRGFLGVHRLIEAVKHMLAVRMDLGDPGFVNVAGNVSEMISPEFADKIRRRIADNTTFPPAYYLAKWSQLRDNGTSHLCVVDGDRNAVAMTTTVNYYFGAHVLSPSTGIVLNNEMDDFSVPSSNPAPDKLPPAPANFIAPGKRPLSSMTPAIILRDGQLAGVVGASGGTNIITAVTQVFLNHFVMGMSPLAAVQSPRVYHKLVPNVVRYEDVTMADGEVIEFSTEAMEFLRRRGHVLESTSPGAVCQLIVQDLLAPVSGAGGGGENVFRGMLTAVSDPRKDGSPAGV is encoded by the exons ATGGCCGCCCTGCAGAGCCCGCTCCTCGGCGGCGCCGGCGTCTCGCCGGACGCGAGCTCTCCGCGGCGCCGTGTCCGCCGTCCGTGGGCCGCGCTGGGCATCGCCGTGGCGCTGCTGGCCCTGGCCGGCGTCCTGCTGCTGCTGTTGAGCCCCGGTGCCGAGCCTGCCGCTGATCGGAGCCGGAGCTCGAGGGTGTCTGGCGCGCGGGAGAGCCGGCACGAGGTGGAGTCCGGCGCGGCCGCGGTGGCCGCGGACGACGGGCGGTGCTCGGAGGTGGGCGCCGCGGCGCTGCGCGCGGGCGGGCACGCCGTGGacgcggccgtggcggcggcgctctGCCTCGGCGTGGTGCACCCGATGTCgagcggcctcggcggcggcgcgttCATCGTGGTGAGGGACGCGGCCTCCGGCGACGCCGTCGCCTTCGACGCCCGCGAGACGGCGCCGGCCGCGGCCACGCCG ACCATGTACGCCGCCGACCCGACGACCAAGTTCAAGGGCGCGCTGGCCATGGGCGTGCCGGGGGAGCTCGCCGGCCTGCATGTCGCGTGGTCGCGCTACGGCCGGCTGCCGTGGAAGTCACTCTTCGCGCCGGCGATCGCGCTCGCTCGCGACGGCTACACCATCGTGTCCTACGTGGCCAATGCGCTCAAGGACGAGGAGGTCGACGTGCTCGCCGACCCCGGCCTGCGCGCCGTGTTCGCGCCCGGCGGGCGGCTCCTGCGCGACGGCGAGCTCTGCCGCAACCCGGCGCTCGCGGACGTGCTGGAGACCCTGGCGGAGGACGGCATCTCGGCGTTCTATGGCGGCGCAGTCGGGGAGAGGCTCGCGGAGGACGTGAGGCGGGCGGGGGGCATCGTGACGCTCGAGGACCTGAAGGGGTACAGGGTGGGGGTGAGCAAGGCCATGGAAGCCGACGCCATGGGCTTCACCTTCCTCGGCATGCCGCCGCCGTCCAGCGGCACCGTCGGCTTGGCGCTGGTGCTGAACGTATTGGGCGGGTACAAGTCGACCGAGTTCCTGAGAGGGTTTCTGGGCGTGCACCGGCTGATCGAGGCGGTGAAGCACATGCTGGCCGTGCGGATGGACCTCGGGGACCCCGGCTTCGTCAACGTCGCCGGCAACGTCTCCGAGATGATATCGCCGGAGTTCGCGGACAAGATCCGGCGGAGGATCGCCGACAACACCACCTTCCCTCCCGCCTACTACCTCGCAAA ATGGAGCCAGCTGCGTGACAACGGCACGAGCCACCTGTGCGTGGTGGACGGCGACCGGAACGCGGTGGCGATGACGACGACGGTGAACTACTACTTCGGTGCGCACGTGTTGTCGCCGTCCACCGGCATCGTGCTCAACAACGAGATGGACGACTTCTCGGTGCCGTCGTCGAACCCGGCCCCGGACAAGCTCCCGCCGGCGCCGGCCAACTTCATCGCCCCGGGGAAGCGGCCGCTCTCCTCCATGACGCCGGCGATCATCCTCAGAGACGGGCAGTTGGCCGGCGTGGTGGGCGCCAGCGGTGGCACCAACATCATCACGGCGGTGACGCAGGTGTTCCTGAACCACTTCGTGATGGGGATGAGCCCCCTCGCCGCGGTGCAGAGCCCCAGGGTGTACCACAAGCTGGTGCCCAACGTGGTGCGGTACGAGGACGTCACGATGGCCGACGGCGAGGTGATCGAGTTCAGCACCGAGGCGATGGAGTTTCTACGGCGGAGGGGCCACGTGCTGGAGAGCACGTCGCCCGGGGCTGTGTGCCAGCTGATCGTGCAGGACTTGCTGGCGCCGGTCTCTGGGGCCGGTGGTGGCGGCGAGAACGTGTTCCGCGGGATGCTGACGGCGGTGAGCGACCCGAGGAAAGACGGCAGCCCTGCGGGAGTATGA